The Neomonachus schauinslandi chromosome 14, ASM220157v2, whole genome shotgun sequence genomic interval ctcttccatccattttcttcattatgtAGATCAAACTAATGTATTTCCAGCAAAAATCGGGTGTCTTTAGGTGGAGAAAGATGGGCTAAGTTGAGCAGGCCACACAGGATTTTCTTTAGAGGGAGGGATTGGGGTTGGGATGGGTATGCCTCTGAACACTCCCcaaatcaatacatttttttttaaagattttatttatttattcataagagacagagagagagaggcagagggagaagcaggctccccgctgagccgggagcccgatgcgggactcgatcccaggaccctgggatcatgacctgagccgaaggcagacgcttaaccatctgagccacccaggcgcccccaaatcaaTACATTTTTGACTTGCTACCCAGGTCTCTTGGACACTGAGGTTCCAGAAGCGGGAGTCTCTGAAGAATGTGTTCTCCAACTTGGCAGAAAGAGCCCAGGACCCCAACGCTAAAAAGCGTCACATGGCAATGAGAGGCCTGGGAACCATGGCCTGTGAGACCCCGGACAAGGTAGGAGGGAAAAGTGGCACCTGGCCAGCCCTCATGGCCTGGAGTCTCGGACTGGGAGACAGTGCTTCATGTACcagttatctgttgctgtgtGACAGATCACCACAGACCTAGCATTCATCCTCTTGAAGTTTCCTTGGGTTAGGGGTTTAGGTATGGCATAGCCAGGTCCTCTGCTCAGGATCTCACAAGGCTACCATCAAGGTGTGGGTcagacttcattcctttctgaAGCCTGGGCTCCTCTTCTAAGCTTCTGTGGCCGTTGGAAGAACGCGGCTCCTTCCAGTTGTAGGACCGAGGTCCCTGCTCTCTTGCTGACTGGCCAGCTCCGCTCCTTGAGGCTGTTCTCTTAGAGCATGTGAGCTTTCTTCTTCAAGGCCAACAGGAGAGCCTCTACCACTCATGTCTGCTCAGGTGGACTCTTACGTAATATAATGTAACCAGGGGAATGATATCCCATCACTGTCATCATATTCTAGAGACTAGAAGCAAAGTCACTGGTTCTTTCCACGCTCAATAGAAAGAGACTGTACAAGGGTGTGACTCATTTGGGGTTATTTGGGGGTCATCACACCTCAGTATTATCAGCCTTGGGAAACAGAGCTGCAGATGGGATTAACACACACCTGGACATCACCCTCTTGGGtgaatttaattgatttttgaataatttatgcCTGTTTAGTTTTCCCCACCTCTGCTTTTAGCATCTGTTGACTTCAGTGACCATTTCATCTCATCCCCGATAAAAGTATCCACTATGCCCCAGATGTCTAGATCATCCAGCCCACCGCACTCCTTGACGTGCCCTTCCGGCCTCATCTGCTCATAGACCAGCTCCAGATTGctctttctgttcctcttccAAGACTGAGCTGGCTCTTGGGTCAGGTTAATAGaagcatttgttattttaatgagaTTTGTTGCTGCCACGCTCTCAGTCCAAGTCCTAGGTTATTGGAAGATTAGAAGTAGGATTGCTCTTCAACGCACGGGGAACAATTTCTGGACTACTCATGCATTTCAAACTGTGTTAACAGGTGAGGAAGTATAAGAAAATTGTCCTAGATCTGCTGGTACATGGACTGTATGACCCTGTGAGTGCTGAAGTTATCCACGAGAGCATGAAGACTCTGACCATCATCTTGGGCAAGATCCAGGGGAAAAGTCTGGGCTCTTTCTTCGTAGACATCACTCTTCAGACCAGGACTTTGTTAGATGACGTAAGTGAGACAATTCAGAAGAATTCTGGGTTATTAAAGTTGAAGTGGGATGAGAAATGTGAGCCCTGGGTGGCGTGTGGCTCAGAGAACATGGTCTgtattattcacttatttattaagAAATCATTGAGAGGCTAGTATCGTACTGGGGGTTATGGAAGACATATAAAGAAGGAGGAGTTTTTGTTGTTATAGagaagtgaatatatatataccgATGATGAAGGTGGTGATGCAGATGATAGTGAAGATGCTGATAACAGCTCCCTCATGTATTCAGTACTTTGTTATGAATGTGACAATAACAGTACTTAGTGTTTAGCGAGCCAGGCATGGTGCTAGGCAGTTTTCATGGGTTATCTCATAGAATCTTCTCAATAACCCTGTGAGGtcggcactatttttttttttttaagattttatttttatttatttgacagagagagacacagcgagagagggaacacaagcagggggagtgggagagggagaagcaagcttcccgcagagcagggagcccgatgcggggctcgatcccaggaccctgagatcatgacccgagccgaaggcagatgcttaacgactgagccacccaggtgccccggtcggcactattattatcttcactttatgaaggaggaaaccaaggcacagagagtttaGGGGACTTGCCCAAGATTCACAGAGCCTGTGACAGGATATGAGCCCAGGCTTTCTGACTATAGGACCTGTGCTCTTCGCTGCCATGTGACAAGGCAGGCTAAGAAAAAAGTGCACTGATACGTTGTCTGCTCTGAAACTGTGGGGACTCTGAGATACCTTCCTTCCAAGCTAACCAGCTAGCCTGCtgcagttacacacacacacatgcacacacacacacacacaccctctaaCAGAGAGATAATACCTGTAGAACAGGAAACAGCCCTTTTATTTACCCCCAAAGCACCTTGCGAGAGGTCCCCACACCGAATTCCCCAGATGGACCTGTGCCACAcgagaggaaaagaaattttgaaattatgaaaCTTGGAGTTTACATAGGGGCTTCTGGCCCATTTGCCTCTCCTCGCactcagggagacagagagacctTTGCTCTGGAATGCAAACCAGTCATCTCTGGTCTCTACTTCACCTCCCTGGAATGTAAACAAATATCTCCAGGAAGATGTCTAGATCTCCCTGCAGGTGCTATCTTAATTTCCAGGACTTGTTTGCCATGCAATCACTTTTTATACCCAGATGGACTGTAATTTTTGACCAGAAAGCCCTGGTTGTATATAGTAACCTGGAAATAGTCGTGGAGAGTTGTTTCCTGACGGTGTATATCTAGCATGGCACCCTGACTACTGTCGTATGCTGTTCTCGCTTGGGGATGTGTTCCCTGTCAGATGATTGTCAGGCCCCTAGCAGGCCAGGCACCCATTTTATGTGTCTTGTACCTCTTATAGCAGTAGGGTACCATTGAAttgaattacacacacacacacacacacattggtaGAACAGTGAAGAAAGTGCAACACTAAAGCAATTTGTGTAAGTGTCCCATgtgctaaaaaatatttttcaatagttcaTGAAACAATCAGTGGTCTTTGGTCTTGCTGAGTGTCTGTGACCCCCAGTTCTAGGTGCTCCTTGCCCCTGAAGAGGCCCAGCCCAGCTCTGTTCCTTCTGGTTTGCCTGGACATTTCAGGGGACCAGGAAACACTGATATAAAATCCCTTCACCAACAGTCAGGAGACTGGGTGCTACCCTGGTTCATGGTCACCAGACAGTGTGACTCCCACAAGTCTCTGAAATGCC includes:
- the MRO gene encoding protein maestro isoform X2 gives rise to the protein MDQTQRGILGQPLPIPTTQPKKKRTSMMSFFSKVSWTLRFQKRESLKNVFSNLAERAQDPNAKKRHMAMRGLGTMACETPDKVRKYKKIVLDLLVHGLYDPVSAEVIHESMKTLTIILGKIQGKSLGSFFVDITLQTRTLLDDACKTTFRACSPYLKERKENSFQTEEDQRNPKLCRQLSYYHPELLQFFYANKIL